DNA sequence from the Dreissena polymorpha isolate Duluth1 chromosome 3, UMN_Dpol_1.0, whole genome shotgun sequence genome:
acatgattcacactgaaatcagtcttataatccaccagacgtaagttgtttatcacaaataatagatttcagaaaacgaaagtcatgtttacaatttcagcaaaaatgtcaaggtcgatccgaaagtatccaaatgaaaactcgtcacgtgacaaagcgacaatggcgtcaaaattgtgaatttcagactgatgagagttattttcatatattgtaagatgcatttgaaacatttgaaacttaaaaataatccccgatgcagtaatttatattcattcaccaatatttctgtagaaatgtatccaagaaaatgagctttctttgatttatagcgtgacataaatatgttatgactctgaTTGACTTTcaatacggggttggcttcagcgtacaggtctgtcaatactatataaactgtacgctgaagtttctttagctagccGATTATAGACATACTGCCCATCTGTGTATCATGTTATCGTTTAGAATTCatactataatttttttttttgttctctACTCTTTACTACCAAACTAATTTGAAAGTAATAGGCAATGTATGACGTATTACGAGCGACGTACTTATAAAAGTAAAGGAACAAACCAATTTCAGCTGGACTCACCAAGCTTTGACAAATTCAAAAAGATTCAATGAGTATCTGGGTTGTGTGTTTGtcgcaatctccacgcagagttgtcgttccttgcactCATATAGGTTacgcgcaattaatttccttctatattacatatcaAATAGttaaagttcgatatcaatttttaccatgatcaagcaatgacccactatatcatcatacatcattagaaagataaatgcataatctttagaaaaaaatggatatcattaaattatatacgtcgttactcaaaatattcaccttagaataggcacaccggttttgacagctgtgcaggcgaccattttgggctcaaatagtatgacctactttcaaggccgggaaccatcaacagaaaacgtagagcacaaaaatggcttttttttcttattgcttacaaatataccttcaaattgataccaaaaccaaccatttgcaatgtattttacaaattctatgcagcatgcactgagcaatgtgtgctaagtatcaagttgactgcatgtaaaccctgcaaacaggagctCCGGTTTGTGGTTATGTGACCTATACAATTTAATTCAGCTATTTCCGGTTCCCGCCAAATTTCTGCGCAGAGGTTGCGTTTGTCGTAGATTATTGAAAACTTGAATAGGAATACAATTCATCGTTCGGTTTCATTAATCGTGTTTCTGGTTACAAAGGTTAGTTTGCGACGAAATGAAAAGGCCTTCAAATATCGCGGTTCGAATAAAATTAAATTGGTACGatagaacaaaataaaatatatttgcacattgttgcttttttattgttAGAAGCACTTGATTTAAGTTGCCAGTGAGATCAAACTTTCGAGTTATCAATTTTGttctataaacatattttttcaagCACGTTACTTTTTGCTCTATTCAGTTATTTTGTTTTAGGCCTGTACAAAGCTTGACTAGGACCTGCAATTGGTCTCTATTTTGCTCAACTAACTTGATTCTTTTTTTACATAGATGGAaatagaaaacatgaaataagtgtatttgTGTTCTTGAATTTATCAGACGTGTTGAAAAGGGTTTACACGGCGCGGCTTTTATTGCCTGTACCAGACAAAAGTAGTCCGTTTAATTGTGTCTATGTAGGGTCGCACAAAGATTTGGGGTCATATAAAGCTCAAGTTGATACGGCCTTTATGATTTctcataaaaatatcattttgttgtATAATAATAGCCGGTTCGGGCTGATATATAGTATTATGGGCCGGCGGATAAGAATTAACTGCCCGTGTGTGATGTCATGTTAGTAGTATATATATTAAtcataaatgttgaaaaaagttTTACGGTAACATTTTTAATCATGAAAAATGACCTTTATTATCTTTACTTTAGAACTGCCCAAACATAGATGATTACAATCAACTTAAAAAGCAAGTAGGTATTCTGCAATCTACCGTGAAAGGACAACATAACACGATACAGTACCTTAAGAGTAAACTGAGTCACGATGCAGCCTTTGAGTCCAACAATACAACACCAAGGTCAAGAAGTAAGTGTCacaattttcaaaacaatattccAAGTGTTAGTGTACAGCTCAATGGCCTTTTATGTCCTATTGTAAAGACATAATCCTTTCATTATCATACTCCCGTTTCAGATGAATCGCGTCGCTTGCTCTTCGAGGAGGGAATTTCATTTTTGGCTGTTAAAAAATCCAATCAAGCGAACATCGGCGTGCGTCAAAACATAGTATTTGATCAGATTGTCAACAACAGAGGCGGAGGTTATCAGTCCGATCACGGGCTGTTTGTAGCTCCTGCTAGCGGCGTATATATTTTCGCAACAACTCTTGTTCATGCCGGCCAATCACAAGCTTTTCATGCGGAAATAGCTCACTCGGGCAATACGTTAGTAAAGATTCACGGAGAAAGCTCCGTATGGGATTCCGGAAGTCAAACAGTTGTACTACAGGTGAACGCAGGCGAAGAAGTCTGGGTGAGGAACATAGATTATGACAACGAAAACGTTTACGGCGACTCGTACAGTTCCTTCACGGGGGCAATGATTGCGCCTCTCTGATGTCATCGGGGAGTTTCAATTGATTTCCCTTTGAATTATTCGTTAATTAAAAGCAGATACTAGTAGTATTATCGTATTGCATGccgttgttttttatgcccccggatcgaatgatcggggatacatagtttttgccctgtctgtctgtcttgttttgtcttgtcttgtcttgtcctgtcttgtcttgtcttgtcttgtctgtctgtctgtctgtctgtctgtctgtctgtctgtctgtctgtctgtctgtctgtctgtctgtctgtctgtctgtctgtctgtctgtctgtctgtctgtctgtctgtctgtctgtctgtctgtcccaaaactttaactttgggcATAACCATTGCAATATGGAacttagcaacttgatatttggcatgcatgtgtatctcatggagctgcacattttgagtggtgaaaggtcaatgtcatctttcaaggtcaaaggtcgaatatatggcttcaaagcggcgtagaagggggcattgtgtttcacaaacacaggtcttgttcgTATTGTATACTGAAATTTCGTTTTTAGTTGATGAAAATCAGCGATGAAATTTTGTTGACAATATGCCAACCCTTTAAATGGATGTACATCATTTATGCAACCACTGACCCACTATTATTATTAGTAATTCAACCTGATATTTAACAATGTTTGGGTATcaaaataaaaagacgaatttcaGTCATggattttgacaaattaatgtGTTATccatatcacaggtggttagcgtgtggctatgctattaattagtgaaaacatcattttgaatgataaataatcatattataacgaaaaattaacttttctgaaaaaaaatatttcactatcaaatatatatataacaaggtatgcaactcaaaatcagcccaaaacggggtgcatcgctttgaacagccatatcttcatcaattttgcagcgattttcacgatctcggtcttattcaacgcagaaatgaatttcctttctggaaatgtatatgtcttgcaatatttttacaaatgctgggtcaacttttaagaaataacacgatacacaacacgcatgacccagttgacagtgatcatgtattctttatgaatgaaatctccagttgtaaagacacacctccgcattggaccaatgaaatcactcgtatgtttaaaatgtcagttagttgaaatgtatgtaaacaaaggtttcaaacggcgctggacagttagtcttgatgcagaatgtaacgacaagaacggtaataatgttttttcatacgttttattgaattatggtatcgaactacatgaactttatagggaagttgccctttactccgtgaagatttcagtcttaaagacagcatgatcactgtcaactgggccatgcgtgttgtgtatcgtgttatttcttaaaagttgacccagcatttgtaaaaatattgcaagacatatacatttccagaacggaaattcatttctgcgttgaataagaccgaaatcgtgaaaatcgctgcaaaattgatgaagatattgctgttcaaagcgatgcaccccgttttgggctgattttgagttgcataccttgttatatatatatttgatagtgaaatattttttttcagaaaagttaatttttcgttataatatgattatttatcattcaaaatgatgttttcactaattaatatcatagccacacgctaaccacctgtgatccaTATATGCATGGTCTCAAAAGACAGTCGATATGGAAAACAAAGATAAAGGTTGTTCAAACAGTATTTGACAGAAAGATTTTGTCTGCTTTGTAGTCTCTCATATATACAATTGCAGATAAATCCTTGGACAATAATAAAATACGGCGGCTATACAGTTTTTCACACATTTTTCCGTTGACATATAAGGGTATCGGTAATTCATAATTTGTCAAAGGAGAATTTGTGAATCAAAGGACGACTGTATGTTATGCAGCATGTTAATTACTCTTACAAATTCAGGCAAGTAACACATATCAAATGACAAATCTGAAATAAAAACGAGAAAGTCATTTATTatgtaaaatgaaacaaaatatgggATGAGCAAATTCAGAAATGCTCGCCGCAAGCGTTAGCAGAAAATTTTGGAATGAAAAAGGATACTTGGTTAAAAACTTTTGTCGATTCTGAACTGTTACTATTGCACAATTATATAGTTAAAGGGAAACAATTCCCACTCCACATTTCACGCCTAGTCGTAAGAAACCCTATCTTTTGAGTACTCATAACCCACGGACTCTTGAttacaatatacgctccgtgtcacAACGTAATTGTGTGACAGTTATCAGTAGAAAGGAAGAGTTCGGCCAGTAatcatttaaataagtttaatgaTGTGAAGGCACATATTTGACATAAAATACATGCACACGCAAACAGTAAACATTGCGACAAACAAGTCAACAATACACGTCTTCTTTTTAATATCGAATGCATGATGGAAATAATCGCATATGCGGCTAGAAAAGACATGTGACACTCGCAAATcaaactgaaataaacaaaatcgtCCGCAACAGAAGGAGAACACTCAGTTTGACAGACACTTTTTATATACTTCAATCAACCAAACGCCTTTATTTACAAATGTGCAGGTAACATTCACATGGGGCATTACCAAATTACCAATAATAatagtgtcttgttctgagaaaactgggtttaattcatgtgcgtaaagtgtcgtcccagattagcctgtgcagtccgcacaggctaatcagggacgacactttccgccttaacttgattttcggtaaggagggacttccttgtaactaaaaataccattaaagcggaaaatgtcgtccctgattagcctgtgcggactgcacaggctaatctgggacgacactttacgcacataaattaagccaagtttttctcagaacaagacacaattatatTCGCCTATTCTATTTCTTTTAGACTCAATAGATATtgtttatatacaatatattacaacagACCTCACATCTTATCGAGGAATAATCTTTTAAAGGAAAATAACAATCAAACCGTTTGATATGGAATCCATGTAAATTATAGTTTAACCTAtggtttaatttgtttaaatacaaatgaaaCCAGTACAATTTACACGTAAACGTCCAACGAATGATTACAAAGCTGAGTGGTGATAAAATCCATCTAAGAATGGCAAGTTCCTGCTTAACTGTAGTTGGCTTAGAGCAAGTATACACGATCTTATAACTGGGTTCAAAACAGATCAAAAGAAACAGTAAAATGCAAATACCAGTAATACCAGAAAATAAACGAAACACACACACGTTTTATTAAATTGCAAACACATGTCTGCTGTGCAGCAGAAAGCTTCGTCATGTTCATTTAATCTATTGGGAAGATTTGTGTCGGTATCGGCGTTAACCTGCTCGTTATAAATTTCACTGAAGTAAACTATATTTGATTGATGGTAACATATAAAGACTTATAAAGAATTGTAGCAAATATTCCTTGGtcaatttcatattttaatttaagatTGCGACAATAATTTTCTTTGGAGTCGTTCATACTTAGTCTGGATTATCTGCCCCTGTcactttaaactaaaatattataGTACGACGGGAACCAGAATAGTTCATACTTTAAATAAGAATGATAAGAACTGATAAGAAACATATACATAAACGTGTTGAATTTGATCACATCTAAACCTAAATTGACTTTTTCGAACACAATGTCACGATGGTGCTTGCTTATTCTTGCATTAGGAATGCTTAATTCCAATTTCATAACCGCAATTGCTGCCAGTGACGTGGAAACAAGGTTACGGTCTTTGGAGCACCAGATGAAAGCAATATCCGAATCGAACCAGGTATTGCAGCTAGCTAGATTTATTTCGGCGAGACGTCCACAAAACTGAGTTTTTAGCCATTTTTAGTACAAGTATGTGTATGTGAGTATGATTCTTGCGTCTTTGTTTTACATGCATTCATATAAAATACTATATTGGATTCTCATATAACAtaacaagtaatttatttatgaaGACAcgtcaaaaatatcattaaacactaaacatgttttttttacaacagACAACTATTTGAGAGTATCGAGAAGGTTGACCACGACCAGAACGTACCTATGGTTGAGATGAATAAAGATAAATTCTATTGGGAAAATaagatattataaacaataacaacaataataactgTGTTTCGCCATCGTTGGATTCGTTTCAAAGAGATATGAGTCgcgttcggagaaaactgggcataatgcttgtgcgtaaagtgtcgtcccagattagcctgtgcagtccgcacaggctaatcagggacgacactttccgcctttacaaGATTTTcgataagaagggacttcctttaaacgaaaaataccataaaggcggaaagtgtcgtccctgattagcctttgcggacacatataattaaaattaaatatagttACACATTTATTTGCCTTTTAAATATTGGATTTATACAAATGACATAAGACCCAGACGTAAACAACCAATTTTTCAAGGCTATGAAACTTTCGGGTTACTgttgtaataattattttcagGTATAAACTGGATAAGCTCATGGGAGTCAGGGCTATGGGAGCATTTAATAATTAGATATTTTCTCTTTTCCGCAAAATGACTTACTTGTTTTAAAACGTTGAAATGGCATTTATGTAACATTAAAAGTATCACGGACTTTAATTACTGCCACAACCTCTTTTTGGAGACGCATTAATAAACGACCCAATGATACTTTCGAGGTCGCGCTAAGAACCTTACGTATTTGTAAAAACTATGGAGAAACATAGAGGTTGAATAGGTTGTATGTGgttgtttgttttgaaaatatttcgcCTTAGTTTAAAAATCGGACAATTAAGTGCGATTCATAGAAGATTAATTgatccacaaatgtacagaaacatacactCACATCCAATTTTGAAACGTGAGgacttttttcggcgtaagctgtattaagccagcttttcaccttagcctgacctttgttagcgtccaatagaattcaaataaaacttcccgcggccaagtacagatgaatacacttcattgactgcattggctgatttgagaatacgaccagaacattggaaacatgtccgcgtctttgtaacactgttttactgcgtgttcagcatgaaacaattttatatctaatgaaaaggcttaatagatagaacagttttacattcaatctcgacatcaatacagtttgtgcgtccaccttttattttcagaagattttcagctcgagaacgtttgcacttaaaggctatgttttcatatttagtactaacttccatattcctgtcaacatgttaacatgttagagtatagagagcagtggaagcgaagactcactttaatgcattgcatttcaactcgcgaggtatatcgggtcaatttgcggtcACTGTGAGTGAATGTCAGAGTATacg
Encoded proteins:
- the LOC127875444 gene encoding caprin-2-like — its product is MSWLLIATTLVCIYLTAGQEEIGANRFNQRLNDIEQQLATLIQNNNQNCPNIDDYNQLKKQVGILQSTVKGQHNTIQYLKSKLSHDAAFESNNTTPRSRNESRRLLFEEGISFLAVKKSNQANIGVRQNIVFDQIVNNRGGGYQSDHGLFVAPASGVYIFATTLVHAGQSQAFHAEIAHSGNTLVKIHGESSVWDSGSQTVVLQVNAGEEVWVRNIDYDNENVYGDSYSSFTGAMIAPL